The Devosia sp. SD17-2 genome includes a region encoding these proteins:
- a CDS encoding SAM-dependent methyltransferase codes for MSAPDRIGEFIEAVSASFADGSLLKLKCGGYAGPEAELKSFEARKVAIKAGERLSFVFRYKTRDITKNLSIEEARAFLAEGLGTIWRSAQLETTAFDIKFEQQGDKVYFKRRAVTGREAAPASHDRTKNRPLTETNKPWLHALGITGKDGAVRADAQDKFRQINKMVEIFAPLIQGLKSANPRILDMGAGKGYLDFALYDYLSSNGKSAEIIGVELRPQLASDGNANAKASGFDGLRFEAGTILDYDASGADAVIALHACDTATDDAIFQGIRAGADLIAVAPCCHKQIRREIEAGTSDARLDFLLRHGTFLEKQSEMVTDGLRSLLLEASGYRTKVFEFVSDAHTPKNNLIVAQKGKAPSREATLSRIAEVKAMFGIRQHYLERLLDLS; via the coding sequence TTGAGCGCCCCCGACCGCATCGGCGAGTTCATCGAGGCCGTCTCCGCAAGTTTTGCGGACGGCTCTCTGCTGAAACTCAAATGCGGCGGCTACGCGGGTCCGGAAGCCGAGCTCAAGTCTTTTGAGGCGCGAAAAGTGGCGATCAAGGCCGGCGAACGCCTGAGCTTTGTCTTCCGGTACAAGACGCGCGATATCACCAAGAACCTCTCGATTGAGGAGGCGCGTGCCTTCCTTGCCGAAGGCCTCGGGACGATCTGGCGCAGCGCGCAGCTTGAGACGACAGCCTTCGATATCAAGTTCGAGCAGCAGGGCGACAAGGTCTACTTCAAGCGCCGGGCGGTGACGGGCCGGGAAGCGGCTCCTGCCAGCCATGACCGCACGAAGAACCGGCCGCTGACCGAAACCAACAAGCCCTGGCTGCATGCCCTCGGCATCACCGGCAAGGACGGTGCCGTGCGCGCCGACGCGCAGGACAAGTTCCGCCAGATCAACAAGATGGTCGAGATTTTTGCGCCTTTGATTCAAGGGCTGAAATCCGCCAACCCGCGTATTCTCGACATGGGCGCGGGCAAGGGCTATCTCGATTTCGCGCTCTACGACTATCTTTCCAGCAACGGCAAGTCGGCCGAGATCATCGGCGTCGAGCTCCGGCCGCAGCTGGCCAGCGACGGCAATGCCAATGCCAAGGCGTCCGGCTTTGACGGCCTCCGGTTCGAAGCCGGCACCATTCTCGACTATGATGCCAGCGGCGCCGATGCCGTCATCGCGCTCCACGCCTGCGACACGGCCACCGACGATGCGATCTTCCAGGGCATCAGGGCAGGGGCCGATCTCATCGCCGTTGCGCCCTGCTGCCACAAGCAGATCCGCCGCGAGATCGAAGCCGGAACGAGCGACGCGCGTCTCGACTTCCTGCTGCGCCACGGCACCTTCCTCGAAAAGCAGTCCGAGATGGTGACCGACGGGCTGCGTTCGCTTCTGCTCGAGGCCAGTGGCTACCGCACGAAAGTGTTCGAGTTCGTCTCCGACGCCCATACGCCGAAGAACAATCTCATCGTGGCTCAGAAGGGCAAGGCGCCGTCGCGCGAAGCGACACTGTCACGCATTGCCGAAGTGAAGGCCATGTTCGGTATAAGACAGCATTATCTCGAACGCCTGCTCGACCTTTCCTGA
- a CDS encoding 2Fe-2S iron-sulfur cluster-binding protein, giving the protein MTKITFVTATGERIETEAENGATVMETAIMNAVPGIVAECGGACTCATCHVYVDDAWRETVGGPSSMEEDMLDFAFDVRNESRLSCQIKVRENLDGLVVHVPTRQG; this is encoded by the coding sequence ATGACCAAAATCACTTTTGTAACCGCCACTGGCGAGCGCATTGAAACGGAAGCCGAAAATGGCGCGACCGTGATGGAAACCGCCATCATGAATGCCGTTCCCGGCATTGTCGCCGAATGCGGCGGCGCCTGCACCTGCGCGACCTGCCACGTCTATGTCGATGACGCCTGGCGCGAGACCGTTGGTGGCCCCTCCTCGATGGAAGAGGATATGCTCGATTTCGCCTTCGACGTGCGCAATGAGAGCCGTCTCTCCTGCCAGATCAAGGTGCGCGAAAACCTCGATGGCCTCGTCGTACACGTGCCGACCCGCCAGGGCTAA
- the cysG gene encoding siroheme synthase CysG, giving the protein MSFKVKGKRIIIVGGDDEALNKARLVSKTTASIEIYSQHFSADFSAFPVNLHQRAITAADIAGAALVFVAEEGADAELAKAEARRLGIPLNVVDVPAECDFYTPSIVERAPLTIAISTEGDGPVLARLVRAQIEALLSPGIGKIASLAGGLRHKVESLIQDGAARRRFYEDLVTSPAIERAAAAGTGNDAAEQLLADHAAGGRGAGVVWLIGAGPGSEDLLTLRAQRLLQQADVIVHDQLVPAAVVEMGRRDAEQISVGKSKGHHSFTQAQINMLLVRLAGEGKKLARLKSGDPMIFGRAGEEIAALRKAGLAYEIVPGVSAALAAAADTATPVTLRKVSSGFVIATAHGADDGELAHWAALAQSGLTLALYMGKSIAAETAGRLLAHGAKADLPIGIVVNAGRADSCNYSGTLGAVAQGVADFPDGPAVILIGRAIASGDWSATAAAAQNSFKVA; this is encoded by the coding sequence TTGAGTTTCAAGGTAAAGGGCAAGCGCATCATCATCGTCGGCGGAGACGATGAGGCCCTCAACAAAGCCCGGCTGGTTTCTAAGACTACTGCTTCGATAGAGATTTACTCCCAACACTTCTCGGCTGACTTTTCGGCCTTTCCGGTCAATCTTCATCAGCGCGCCATCACCGCCGCTGACATTGCTGGCGCGGCGCTTGTGTTCGTTGCCGAAGAGGGCGCCGACGCAGAATTGGCCAAGGCCGAAGCGCGGCGTCTCGGCATTCCGCTCAATGTCGTCGACGTGCCCGCCGAGTGCGATTTCTACACGCCCTCCATCGTCGAGCGTGCGCCGCTGACCATCGCCATTTCCACAGAAGGTGATGGCCCGGTGCTGGCGCGGCTGGTGCGTGCGCAGATCGAAGCCCTGCTGTCGCCCGGCATTGGCAAAATCGCGAGTCTCGCCGGTGGGTTACGCCACAAGGTTGAGAGCCTGATTCAGGACGGTGCTGCCCGTCGTCGCTTCTACGAGGACCTCGTCACCTCGCCCGCCATTGAGCGCGCCGCTGCAGCCGGCACAGGCAACGATGCCGCCGAGCAGCTTCTGGCTGACCACGCCGCCGGGGGCAGGGGCGCGGGCGTCGTCTGGCTCATCGGTGCCGGTCCCGGCTCGGAAGATCTGCTCACCCTGCGCGCCCAGCGCCTGCTGCAGCAGGCCGATGTTATCGTTCACGACCAACTTGTTCCCGCAGCCGTCGTTGAGATGGGCCGTCGCGACGCCGAGCAGATCTCTGTCGGCAAATCCAAGGGTCATCACTCCTTCACCCAGGCGCAGATCAACATGCTCCTCGTGCGCCTCGCCGGCGAGGGCAAGAAGTTGGCGCGGCTCAAGTCCGGCGACCCGATGATTTTTGGGCGGGCCGGTGAAGAGATCGCCGCGCTGCGCAAGGCAGGCTTAGCCTATGAGATCGTGCCGGGCGTCAGCGCGGCGCTTGCAGCGGCTGCCGACACCGCCACGCCGGTGACGCTGCGAAAAGTCTCGAGCGGCTTTGTCATTGCAACGGCCCATGGCGCTGACGATGGCGAGCTCGCCCATTGGGCAGCGCTGGCACAGTCAGGCCTGACGCTGGCGCTCTATATGGGCAAGTCGATCGCAGCCGAAACGGCCGGCCGTCTGCTCGCTCATGGTGCGAAGGCCGATCTGCCCATTGGCATCGTGGTCAATGCCGGCCGCGCCGACAGCTGCAATTATTCCGGAACGCTCGGCGCTGTGGCGCAGGGTGTCGCCGATTTTCCCGATGGGCCTGCCGTGATCCTGATTGGTCGCGCCATTGCCTCGGGCGACTGGTCCGCAACAGCGGCCGCCGCCCAGAACAGTTTCAAGGTAGCGTAA
- a CDS encoding DUF2849 domain-containing protein produces the protein MEILTGNELISGAAVYLRADGVWGEDLQASRLFGKDDVEGRDAAIAASKATGRIVGVEIEEIDQVDGVIVPRRLRERIRAAGPTAPLTLNGQAYDRQHLDQDGHVSI, from the coding sequence ATGGAAATCCTCACCGGCAATGAATTGATCTCGGGCGCGGCAGTCTATCTGCGCGCCGATGGCGTCTGGGGCGAAGACCTGCAGGCATCCCGACTTTTCGGCAAGGACGATGTCGAGGGGCGAGACGCCGCCATCGCCGCCAGCAAGGCGACGGGCCGCATCGTCGGCGTCGAAATCGAAGAAATCGACCAGGTCGACGGGGTGATCGTGCCCCGCCGCCTGCGCGAACGCATCCGGGCTGCGGGTCCCACCGCGCCTCTCACTCTCAACGGGCAGGCTTACGACCGCCAGCATCTGGATCAGGACGGTCATGTATCGATATGA
- a CDS encoding nitrite/sulfite reductase — protein sequence MYRYDEFDAAFVMGRTAQFADQVKRRLSGELSEDQFRPLRLMNGLYLQLHAYMLRIAVPYGTMNSRQMHKLAHIARTYDRGYGHFTTRQNIQFNWPKLKDIPSILEELASVEMHAIQTSGNCIRNVTTDQFAGAAADEIIDPRPIAEILRQWSSLHPEFSYLPRKFKIAITGSPNDRAAIRFHDIGLQAAVNGAGEIGWEVWVGGGLGRTPMIAKLINAFVPNEHLLAYLESIMRVYNRYGRRDNKYKARIKILVHEEGLESIKGQVEAEFAEVRGGVLTLPQEELDRITAYFAPPDFADRSGDKIDVAYQSIIDPAYGRWLDNNLHPHLVAGYASVTVSLKPIGGAPGDATDVQMDVVADLAAKYSYDELRVTHEQNLVLPHVAIADLRTVYDVLVANGLAEGNNNLITDMICCPGLDFCALANARSIPIAQEISKAFAAPERQKEIGDLKIKISGCINACGHHHVGHIGILGVEKKGGELYQITLGGDATENAAVGKIIGPGFEAERVPAAIEKLVDFYIAQRQGAEETFLATYRRLGEAPFKEALYGAS from the coding sequence ATGTATCGATATGACGAATTCGACGCGGCCTTTGTCATGGGGCGCACCGCGCAGTTTGCCGATCAGGTAAAGCGCCGCCTTTCGGGCGAACTCAGCGAGGACCAGTTCCGGCCGCTGCGGCTGATGAATGGGCTCTACCTGCAGCTGCACGCCTATATGCTGCGCATCGCCGTGCCCTATGGCACGATGAACTCGCGCCAGATGCACAAGCTGGCCCATATCGCGCGCACCTATGACCGCGGCTATGGCCATTTCACCACGCGCCAGAACATCCAGTTCAACTGGCCGAAGCTGAAGGATATTCCGTCAATCCTCGAGGAGCTGGCCTCGGTCGAGATGCACGCCATCCAGACCTCGGGCAATTGCATCCGCAATGTCACGACGGATCAGTTCGCCGGTGCTGCCGCCGACGAGATCATCGATCCCCGTCCAATCGCGGAAATCCTCCGCCAATGGTCGAGCCTTCACCCGGAATTCTCCTACCTCCCGCGCAAGTTCAAGATCGCCATCACCGGCTCGCCCAATGACCGCGCCGCCATTCGCTTCCATGATATCGGCCTCCAGGCCGCTGTGAACGGGGCCGGCGAGATCGGCTGGGAAGTCTGGGTTGGCGGCGGCCTTGGCCGGACGCCGATGATCGCCAAGCTGATCAATGCCTTCGTGCCCAATGAGCATCTGCTCGCCTATCTCGAGAGCATCATGCGGGTCTACAACCGCTACGGCCGCCGGGATAACAAGTACAAGGCGCGCATCAAGATCCTCGTCCACGAAGAGGGTCTGGAAAGCATCAAGGGACAGGTGGAAGCCGAGTTCGCCGAAGTGCGCGGCGGCGTGCTGACCCTGCCGCAGGAAGAACTCGACCGGATCACCGCCTATTTCGCGCCCCCCGATTTCGCCGACCGCTCGGGCGACAAGATCGACGTCGCCTATCAGTCGATCATCGATCCGGCCTATGGCCGCTGGCTCGACAATAATCTCCATCCGCACCTCGTGGCTGGTTACGCGTCGGTTACGGTTTCGTTGAAGCCAATCGGCGGCGCACCGGGCGACGCCACTGACGTCCAGATGGACGTGGTGGCCGATCTCGCGGCGAAATATTCCTACGATGAGCTGCGCGTCACCCACGAGCAGAACCTCGTCCTGCCCCATGTCGCCATCGCCGATCTGCGGACGGTCTATGACGTGCTCGTTGCCAATGGTCTGGCCGAAGGTAACAACAATCTCATCACCGACATGATCTGCTGCCCGGGCCTCGACTTCTGCGCCCTGGCCAATGCTCGCTCGATCCCGATCGCGCAGGAAATCTCCAAGGCCTTTGCCGCGCCCGAACGGCAGAAGGAAATCGGCGATCTCAAGATCAAGATTTCGGGCTGCATCAATGCCTGCGGCCACCATCACGTCGGCCACATCGGCATTCTCGGCGTCGAGAAAAAGGGTGGCGAGCTCTACCAGATCACGCTTGGCGGCGACGCCACCGAGAACGCCGCCGTGGGCAAGATCATCGGCCCGGGCTTCGAGGCCGAACGCGTACCGGCAGCGATCGAAAAGCTCGTCGATTTCTACATAGCCCAGCGCCAGGGAGCGGAGGAAACCTTCCTCGCCACCTACCGCCGCCTCGGGGAAGCCCCGTTCAAGGAGGCGTTGTATGGCGCGAGCTGA
- a CDS encoding phosphoadenylyl-sulfate reductase has translation MAMPKLAPLPVANDKLRALGILALNGMFDEMDAVGVLRYAVSEVIPGDLAIVSSFGADSAVLLHMVAQVDPSMPVYFLETGKHFAETLDYVETLKKQFGLINVRAIHPDPADIQRFDPNGDLWETDPDSCCHIRKTEPLEPVTEQFGGWVTGRKRYQTRERGVLPHFELTTDDRIKVNPLAYFTDADVVEYRQKHNLPEHPLYAKGYKSIGCAPCTSIVAEGEDPRAGRWRGLNKKECGIHYDFSGAIANPMKAANRHTLWKDGAFIADPFKAWEEGDNPSEARYVHVPPAVFQANRAEFLANPHPLGLVVAPGEGIEAVADDLARFSSVAIQFPSFTDGRGYSTARLLAERLKYAGEIRAVGDVLQDQIPHMWRCGFNALVVSHEPSRQALIENRLPEMAVFYQPVGVTEIPLGTRPFLRRVS, from the coding sequence ATGGCAATGCCTAAACTCGCCCCCTTGCCAGTTGCCAATGACAAGCTCCGCGCTCTCGGCATCCTCGCGCTCAATGGCATGTTCGATGAAATGGATGCTGTTGGCGTGCTGCGTTATGCGGTCAGCGAAGTCATCCCCGGCGATCTCGCCATCGTGTCGTCTTTTGGCGCCGACTCCGCTGTGCTGCTGCACATGGTCGCCCAGGTCGATCCGTCCATGCCGGTCTATTTCCTCGAAACCGGAAAACACTTCGCCGAGACGCTGGACTATGTCGAGACGCTGAAAAAGCAGTTCGGCCTCATCAATGTCCGCGCCATTCATCCCGATCCGGCTGATATCCAGCGCTTCGACCCCAACGGCGATCTCTGGGAAACGGACCCCGACAGCTGCTGCCATATCCGCAAGACCGAGCCGCTCGAGCCGGTCACCGAACAGTTTGGTGGTTGGGTGACCGGGCGCAAGCGCTACCAGACCAGGGAGCGCGGCGTGCTGCCGCATTTCGAGCTGACCACGGATGACCGGATCAAGGTCAATCCGCTGGCCTATTTCACCGATGCGGACGTCGTCGAATATCGCCAGAAACACAATCTGCCCGAGCATCCGCTCTATGCCAAAGGCTACAAATCCATCGGCTGCGCGCCCTGCACCTCGATCGTCGCGGAAGGCGAGGATCCGCGCGCTGGACGCTGGCGGGGGCTCAATAAGAAGGAATGCGGCATCCATTATGATTTCAGTGGGGCAATCGCCAATCCGATGAAAGCCGCAAACCGCCATACGCTGTGGAAGGACGGCGCCTTCATCGCCGACCCGTTCAAGGCCTGGGAGGAGGGTGATAACCCGTCCGAGGCGCGCTATGTCCACGTGCCGCCGGCTGTCTTCCAGGCTAACCGGGCTGAATTCCTGGCCAATCCGCATCCGCTGGGGCTTGTTGTCGCGCCGGGCGAAGGCATCGAGGCAGTCGCCGACGATCTCGCCCGCTTTTCGTCCGTGGCCATCCAGTTTCCGTCCTTCACCGATGGTCGCGGCTATTCAACCGCGCGTCTCCTTGCCGAACGCCTGAAATATGCCGGAGAAATCAGGGCCGTAGGCGATGTCCTTCAGGATCAGATTCCGCATATGTGGCGCTGTGGCTTCAATGCGCTGGTCGTTTCCCACGAGCCGAGCCGCCAGGCCCTGATCGAAAACCGCTTGCCCGAAATGGCAGTATTCTATCAGCCTGTCGGGGTAACCGAGATTCCACTGGGCACGCGCCCCTTCCTTCGTCGCGTGTCGTGA
- a CDS encoding NAD(P)/FAD-dependent oxidoreductase, which translates to MSTEITTDVVVIGAGPCGLFAAFELGLLDIKCHFIDILDRAGGQCAELYPEKPIYDIPGFPVVTGQQLTDNLMAQIAPFAPEFHYSRMVNTIEKLEDGSFRLETDADEIFYAKVVVIAAGGGSFQPKRPPVADIEQFENKSVFYAVRKIEDFRGQDVVIVGGGDSALDWTLNLQPIVRTLTLVHRRDAFKAAPASVNKMKELVAEGKVNFQLGQIAKLDGKDGQIDHVHLTTEAGDLSIPATRLLPFFGLTMKLGPVADWGLELNDNTIVVDTEKFETSVPGIFAIGDINYYPGKLKLILSGFHEAALMAQAAKKIISPGERVVFQYTTSSTKLQKKLGVA; encoded by the coding sequence ATGAGCACTGAGATCACCACCGATGTCGTTGTCATTGGCGCAGGCCCTTGCGGGCTTTTTGCTGCCTTCGAACTCGGGTTGCTCGATATCAAATGTCACTTCATCGATATTTTGGACCGCGCGGGCGGCCAGTGCGCCGAGCTCTATCCGGAAAAGCCGATCTATGACATTCCCGGCTTTCCGGTCGTCACCGGCCAGCAGCTGACGGACAATCTGATGGCGCAGATCGCGCCCTTTGCGCCCGAATTCCACTATTCTCGCATGGTCAACACTATCGAGAAGCTCGAAGACGGCTCGTTCCGTCTTGAGACCGATGCCGACGAAATCTTCTACGCCAAGGTCGTCGTGATCGCCGCCGGCGGTGGCTCCTTCCAGCCCAAGCGTCCTCCGGTCGCCGACATAGAGCAGTTCGAGAACAAGTCGGTGTTCTACGCTGTCCGCAAGATCGAGGATTTCCGTGGTCAGGACGTCGTCATTGTTGGTGGCGGCGATTCCGCCCTCGACTGGACGCTGAACCTTCAGCCGATCGTGCGCACGCTGACGCTCGTCCACCGCCGCGACGCCTTCAAGGCGGCCCCGGCTTCGGTGAACAAGATGAAGGAGTTGGTGGCCGAAGGTAAGGTCAACTTCCAGCTCGGCCAGATCGCCAAGCTTGACGGCAAGGATGGCCAGATCGACCACGTGCACCTCACCACCGAGGCTGGCGATCTCTCCATTCCCGCGACGCGCCTCTTGCCCTTCTTCGGCCTCACCATGAAGCTGGGCCCGGTTGCTGATTGGGGCCTTGAGCTCAACGACAACACCATCGTCGTCGACACCGAAAAGTTCGAAACCTCGGTGCCCGGCATTTTCGCCATCGGCGACATCAACTACTACCCCGGCAAGCTCAAGCTGATCCTCTCCGGCTTCCATGAGGCCGCGCTGATGGCCCAGGCCGCCAAGAAGATCATCTCGCCCGGTGAGCGCGTGGTCTTCCAGTACACCACCAGCTCGACCAAGCTGCAGAAAAAGCTCGGCGTGGCTTGA
- a CDS encoding 2Fe-2S iron-sulfur cluster-binding protein, translated as MKIIVTDQSGELHELEGLEGWRVMEVIRDWGLNIKAECGGALSCATCHCYVDSDWLDAVGAPSDEEEDMLDSVGDVKPNSRLSCQILCSDALDGLKLTLAPSAAKD; from the coding sequence ATGAAGATCATCGTTACCGACCAGTCAGGCGAATTGCACGAGCTCGAAGGGCTTGAAGGCTGGCGCGTGATGGAGGTCATTCGGGACTGGGGCCTCAACATCAAGGCCGAGTGCGGTGGCGCTTTGAGCTGCGCCACCTGCCATTGCTATGTCGACAGCGACTGGCTCGATGCCGTCGGCGCGCCGAGCGATGAAGAAGAAGACATGCTCGACAGCGTTGGCGACGTGAAGCCCAACTCGCGCCTCTCCTGCCAGATCCTCTGCTCGGACGCCCTCGACGGCCTCAAGCTCACCCTTGCCCCGAGTGCTGCGAAGGACTGA
- a CDS encoding NAD(P)H-dependent oxidoreductase: MPLGDLPFYNHDLWQDPPAAVLDLKRRVDASDAVLIVMPEINRSFPALIKNALDWASVPFGQNSWSEKPLALAGASPGAAGTSNGQGHLRTTLPLFGFVVMGQPEVYFHFKEGAIDHNHDISDEASRMFLLNFIEQFDAWIDRHGNRSAVMLAAE; encoded by the coding sequence CTGCCACTGGGCGACCTGCCGTTCTACAATCATGATCTCTGGCAGGATCCGCCGGCAGCGGTGCTTGACCTCAAACGTCGTGTCGACGCGTCAGACGCGGTCCTGATCGTGATGCCCGAGATCAACCGCTCTTTTCCCGCCCTGATCAAGAACGCGCTCGATTGGGCCTCGGTGCCGTTCGGACAGAACTCATGGTCAGAAAAGCCGCTGGCGCTCGCAGGAGCTTCGCCCGGCGCCGCCGGAACGTCGAATGGCCAAGGGCATCTGCGCACCACGCTTCCCCTGTTCGGCTTTGTGGTCATGGGGCAGCCGGAGGTCTACTTCCACTTCAAGGAAGGGGCGATCGACCACAATCATGACATTTCGGACGAAGCCAGCCGGATGTTCCTGCTCAATTTCATCGAACAGTTCGACGCCTGGATCGACCGGCACGGCAACAGGAGTGCCGTCATGCTGGCGGCGGAATGA
- a CDS encoding helix-turn-helix domain-containing protein, translated as MIPGNSYGEHECHQVTDLLSKVGSKWTVKVITLLSDGPMRFSEIKRRSGGISQKMLTATLRDLEMDGFVTRTVTPSIPPRVDYELTALGRDLQGPVHLLGKWAVENSASMREARQRYLSDND; from the coding sequence ATGATACCAGGTAACAGCTATGGGGAGCACGAGTGCCATCAGGTTACCGACCTCCTCAGCAAAGTTGGCAGCAAGTGGACAGTCAAGGTCATCACCCTGCTGAGCGATGGGCCCATGCGCTTTTCCGAGATCAAGCGGCGCTCCGGCGGCATCAGCCAGAAAATGCTGACGGCCACGCTGCGCGACCTCGAAATGGATGGGTTTGTGACGCGGACAGTCACTCCCTCCATCCCACCGCGCGTCGACTATGAACTGACCGCGCTTGGCCGCGATCTGCAAGGACCCGTTCATCTTTTGGGGAAGTGGGCAGTCGAGAACAGCGCGAGCATGCGGGAAGCCCGGCAGCGCTATCTGAGCGACAACGACTGA
- a CDS encoding TIGR01620 family protein: MKRPVAHTITPGTEAAEAIRAPRAFTPDRAEIVETAFEPEPDPELITPPPRRMSWIGRVAWTTGGILVSAGLGLAADRLIRDLFASNEYLGWIGLGILGAFVVAILALVSREYLALRRLRVLDSLKADASRATAENDRKRAGAVVDHLLSVYAGRPDLARAREEVSAHLPNLFDGAEVITLAERQLMANLDARSKSLTAASARRVALVTAVSPRALIDIAFVIYESIRLAGSIAALYGARPGLFGFLRLTGAVLSHLAVTGGLVLTDGIVEQLVGQGLAAKLSARLGEGVVNGLMTVRVGIAAMRVVRPLPFETLPQPMVRDFIPELVKVTQDAGKGA; the protein is encoded by the coding sequence ATGAAGCGGCCCGTCGCCCATACGATCACGCCCGGAACGGAAGCGGCCGAGGCCATCCGCGCGCCGCGCGCCTTTACGCCGGACCGAGCCGAGATCGTCGAGACCGCCTTTGAGCCTGAGCCCGACCCGGAGCTGATTACCCCGCCGCCGCGGCGCATGAGCTGGATCGGACGGGTGGCCTGGACGACGGGGGGCATATTGGTGTCGGCCGGTCTTGGCCTCGCGGCAGATCGGCTGATCCGTGACCTCTTTGCCAGCAATGAATATCTCGGCTGGATCGGCCTTGGCATTCTCGGCGCCTTTGTGGTGGCGATCCTCGCGCTGGTGTCCCGCGAATATCTGGCGCTGCGCCGCCTGCGGGTGTTGGACAGCCTCAAGGCCGACGCATCCCGCGCGACCGCCGAGAATGACCGCAAGCGCGCTGGCGCTGTCGTCGACCATCTTCTCTCGGTCTATGCCGGCCGACCGGACCTAGCGCGTGCCCGCGAAGAGGTGAGTGCCCACCTGCCGAATCTCTTTGACGGCGCGGAAGTGATCACCCTGGCCGAACGGCAGCTGATGGCTAATCTCGATGCGCGATCCAAATCGCTGACGGCAGCCTCGGCGCGGCGAGTGGCGCTGGTGACGGCAGTGTCTCCGCGTGCGCTGATCGACATCGCCTTCGTGATTTATGAAAGTATTCGTCTGGCCGGCTCGATTGCAGCCCTCTACGGGGCCCGTCCGGGGCTGTTTGGCTTCTTGAGGCTCACCGGAGCGGTCCTGTCGCATCTGGCCGTTACAGGTGGTCTGGTGCTGACGGACGGGATCGTCGAACAGCTGGTGGGCCAGGGCCTTGCGGCAAAGCTTTCGGCACGGCTGGGTGAAGGCGTGGTCAATGGGCTGATGACCGTACGCGTCGGCATCGCCGCCATGCGTGTCGTTCGCCCCCTGCCCTTTGAGACCCTGCCCCAGCCCATGGTGCGGGATTTCATTCCCGAGCTGGTGAAGGTGACCCAGGACGCTGGCAAGGGCGCCTAG